The genomic DNA GTCCTTCCGCTCTACATTTTCCGCCGTAAGGGTTGGCTGTAGAAAATTCTTCCTCACCGCGGAGGATGCCTCTCCTCACTCCCTTCGCGGTAAAAATCGGATTTCGAGTCATGAACGGTATCGACGTCGACAAGATCATAAAAGTTTCCCCCTCTCCCGCCTACGTGGTGGACATGGGAAGGCTGCGTCACAACCTGGAGATCCTGGACGCGGTACAGAAGCGCTCCGGGGCCAAGATCCTCATGGCGCTAAAGGCCTTTGCGATGTGGAGCGTCTTCCCGGTGATTCGCCAATATCTCCAGGGCGTATGCGCGTCTTCTCCCTGGGAAGCGCGGCTCGGGCGGGAGGAATTCGGCGGAGAGGTGCATTCATTTGCTGCTGCCTTCAAGGAAAAAGACGTTTCGGAGCTCCTCTCCCTCTCAAACCACCTTGTCTTCAACTCCTTCAACCAGCTGGAGCGCTTCAGGCCGCTCTGGGAGAAGGAGAGGGGGCGGGTCTCCATCGGCCTGCGGGTGAACCCGGAGCACTCGGAAGGGCACACCGCAATCTACGACCCCGCCGCGCCGAAATCGAGGCTGGGGATTCCCCGAAGGGAGTTCGAGGGGAAGTCGCTTGAAGGTGTTGAGGGGCTTCACTTCCACACCCTTTGCGAGCAGCTCTTCGAGCCGCTGGAGCGCACGGCTCGGGTATTCGAGGAAAAGTTTGGAGAGTTTCTGCCGAAGATGAAGTGGCTCAACCTCGGCGGCGGCCACCATATCAGCCGCCAGGGGTATGACATAGACGGCCTTGTGGAGCTGATCAGGCACTTCAAGGGGAAGTACGGCGTGGAGGTCTACCTGGAGCCGGGGGAAGCGGTGGTTATCGGCACGGGACTCCTGGTCGGCGAAGTGCTCGACGTGGTGCACAACGAGGTGGATATCGCCATCCTCGATGTTTCCGCCACCTGTCACATGCCCGACATCCTCGAGATGCCGTACCGGCCGGAGATCACCGGCGGCTTCGATCCCGGCGTGAAGCCTTACACCTACAGACTGGGTGGGCCGTCGTGCCTTGCCGGCGACATCATCGGCGACTGGTCGTTAGAGAAGCCGCTCAAGCCGGGAGACCGGCTCGTCTTCGAGGACATGAGCCATTACACGATGGTGAAGACCACCACCTTCAACGGGATCCAGCATCCGGCGATTTGTACGTGGGAGCCGGAGACCGAAGAGCTGAAGGTCGTAAAAGAATTTAGCTACGAGGATTTTAAGGGGCGCCTGTCGTAGGGTGGGCGATAGCTTCCGACCATCTCGCCGCCGTCCTCGAAAGCCTCCTTGTGCGACGTGGCGCAGCCACGCCTCCGCGGGGCTTTCTGCGGGTGCGACGATCTGGCCGAAATCTCTCGCCCATTGATGTAAATCTTTAACCTGACGAGCCGTTGGCCGTCAGGGGTACCACAACCACTGCCAACCAGCGGTGACAGATTTGCGATGATGACGGCGACGGTGAGGAGGGAGGCCCGCAGGCGTAGCAGCGCTACGTCGAGGAGCTGACCGACGATCCGGCGGCGTCAGGGCGCAAATATGGCACCGCTTTCGGAGGATACATGTCGGAGCGCTGGTCGATTGCCAATTCCACCAAAATATACAACATGGACAACTGGGGGGCCGACCTCTTCTCCATCAACAAGAAGGGGAACGTCTGCGTCCATCCGTCGTCCAACTCGAAGAATTCCATCGACCTTCGCGTCCTGGTGGATGACCTCATAAAGCGCAAGATCAAGCCGCCGATCCTCCTCCGCTTCATGGATGTCCTCCAGGGGCGGATAGCGAGCATCAACCGGGTTTTCAAGAATGCTATCGCCGACAACGATTACCCTGCCAAGTACCAGACATTCTACCCGATCAAGGTAAACCAGCAGCGCCAGGTGGTGGAGGCTATCGCAAGCTACGGCAAGCGCTACAACATCGGTCTGGAAGTGGGTTCGAAACCGGAGCTGGTTGCCGGCATCGCCATCTCCAGCGGCAACGGCCTTCCGATTATCTGCAACGGCTACAAGGACACCGAGTATATCGAGACCGTCCTCTACGCTACAAAGATAGGCTACGACATCACCCTCGTCATCGAAAAGCTTTTCGAATTGGAGAAGGTGATCGAACTCGTGAAGAAGACGGGCATCCAGCCCAAGCTCGGAATCCGGGTGAAGCTTTCCTCCAAGGGGACCGGCAAGTGGGCCACAAGCGGGGGCGAGGACGCCAAGTTCGGCCTGCGGATGTCGGAGATCATCGCCGCCATTGACCTCCTCGAAGAGAACGAGCTTCTCCAGCAGGTGAAGCTCATCCATTTCCACATAGGCTCCCAGATCACCAAGATCGACAAGATCAAGACCGCCCTCATCGAAGGAGCGCGGATCTACGCGGAGCTGCGCAAGATGGGGCTCGGCATCGAATTCGTCGACATTGGGGGAGGGCTTGGGGTGGACTACGACGGCTCCAAGTCGAGCTACTTCTCCAGCGTCAACTACTCCATCGAGGAGTACGCCAACGACGTCATCTATCAGATCAAGAACATCTGCGACGATGCCGGAGTGGATTGCCCCAACATCATCTCCGAGTCGGGGCGCGCCACCGTCGCCCACTACTCGGTGCTCGTCACCAACGTGCTGAACACCAACACGCAAAGGCTCACGCCCGACTTCGAGGAGGAGATCGCCTCCGCGGAGAAGCTGGCGCCCACCGTTCGCAAGCTCGTCGATATTCACAAGAGCATTGACCGTTACTCGCTCCGGGAGGATTACCACGACACCCAGCAGCTTATCCAGGAGGCGGTCTCTCTCTTCAACCTCGGTTACCTGACGCTTCAGGAACGGGCCATGGCGGAGTGGCTCTACGGGAAGATCATCCGCAAGATCAACAGCATCGTCGAGAAGATCAAGCCGATCCCCGAGGAGCTGCAGAACTTTCAGCTGAGCCTTCGGCAGACCTACTTCGCCAACTTCTCGCTGTTTCAGTCGGTGCCCGACTCCTGGGCCATCGACCAGCTCTTCCCCATCGTGCCGCTCCAGCGGCTCAACCAGAAGCCCGACGTCATCGCCTCCATCGCGGACATCACCTGCGACTCCGACGGGGAGATCACGAGCTTCGTGGGGGAGAACGGCCGCACCAAGTTCCTGCCGCTCCACAAGATCCGCAAGGAGGAGGACTACTACATCGGCTTCTTCCTCATCGGGGCGTACCAGGAGATACTCGGCGACATGCACAACCTCTTCGGGGACACCAATGCCGTGCACATCACCTTCAACAAGAAGACCGGCTACATGATCGACACGGTGATAAACGGGGACGCCTGCTGGGAGAGCCTGAAGTACGTCCAGTACAAAGGGCCGGAGATCCTGAAACGGGTGCGGGAGCACCTGGAGAAGGGGGTGGCCCAGCGGAAGGTTTCCATCGAGGAGAGCAGCCACTTCATCGAGCTTCTGGACCGGACCCTGCTCGGTTATACATACCTGGGAGAGTAGCAGGCGGTTGCGTGGTGTTCGCGCCGTCGTGAAAAACGAGGTTGCTCAAAAACAGCCAGATCGTCGCACCCGCAGAAAGCCCCACGGAGGCGTAGCAGCGCTACGCCGCACAAGGTGGCTTTCGAGGACGGCGGCGAGATGGCTGTTTTTCAGCGACCTCCTAAAGCGTAAAGTAAAATGTCGCTCCTTTCCCCTCCTCTCCCTCCGCCCAGATACGTCCTCCGTGGCGCTGGATGATGCGGTGCACTGTGGCCAGACCGATGCCGGTCCCGGTGAATTCCTCGGGCGATACCCGCTGGAATGGGATGAAGACCCGTTCATTCTCCTTCGGCGCAAAGCCTATGCCGTTGTCCTCGACATAATAGGCAGGCCTCCCCCGGTATTCCGTCAGGCCGAACCTGATTATGGCGGTTTCCCTTTTCGCCGTGTACTTCCATGCGTTTCCGAGAAGATTTTCAAGAGCCACCCTGAGCAGTTTCGGATCGGCGCTCACGGTGAGCCCCTCCGCCACCTCGTACACTACCTTGCGGTCAGGCTCCCTCTGTCTCAGCCCCAGTAGAATCGTCTCCGCCATGATGCTGATGTCGACGGTTTCCCGGTGTACCTCGCTGCGGGTGATGCGGGCAAAATCGAGCAGGGTCCCTATGAGCTGGTCCATCCGGCCGACCTCTTCCTCTATGATCCCGGTTAGCTCCCTGCATTGCTCGTTGAGCCTTTGGCCGCACATCTCGACGACCATCTGGCTGGAGGCGCTGATGGTGGTGAGCGGTGCCCGAAGGTCGTGGGACACCGTATAGCTGAATGCCTCAAGTTCCTGATTGGCGATCTCCAGATCATGGGCACGGGCCGCCAGGTCCGTATGGAGAATTTCGATCTCCTCTGCGGCCTGCTTGTAGGGCGTAATGTCCCGCCCCTCAGGGACGAGAAAAACCACGTCCCCCTTGGCGTCCTTCACCGGTTTCAGGGAAAAATCGACCCATACCAGTTCCCCTTCCGGCGTGCGGTGCGTCGCCTCGAAACGGACGAATTCCCCCCTTGCAGCCGCTTCCACCGCGCCGTGAACCCTGTCCTGCATATCTTTCGAGTGAGTCCACCAGGGCGTTTCCCAGAACGGCCTGCCGAGCACCTCGTCGGCTCTCCCCTGGATGAATTCAAAGGCGGTCCGGTTGATCTTGATGAGTGTCCCGTCAGGCTTCATCAGCCCCATCAGCTGGGAAGCTTCATCAAAAATCACGTTAAGAAGCGCCTCGCTTTCCCGCAATTCCCGTTCGATCCGCTTCTGTTCGGTAACATCCTCCTTTACCGCTACAAAGTGCGTGATGACTCCATCCAGCTCCTTTACAGGGGAAATAGATGCCCGTTCGAGATAGATCTCGCCATTTTTTTTCCTGTTGATGAACTCCCCGTGCCATTCGTCACCACTGCTGATGGTCTCCCACATCCGTCGGAGCTCATCCGGGTTCATTTCCCCCGACTTCAGCAGCGCCGGGTTCTTTCCTGCCACCTCCGTGAGCGTGTATCCCGTTATTTCCGTAAACTTCGGGTTGACGTACTCGATGTTTCCCCTGTTGTCGGTAATCATGACGATGGAGGGACTGTCGGTAATGGCGCGGTACAGCTTTCGCAGTTCCTGCTCGCTACAGCGCCGGCCCGTTATGTCGTGAAGAGACACGAAAAGCGCCGCATGCTCTTCCCATTCCGTTTCGACCACCCAGACCTCGGCTGCCACCTCTTTTCCATCCCGTGATTTCAGAGTGATTTCCGCCTTCTCCTCCGTGGAGAGCGGGAACTGAAACGGCATCCCCACAAGCTCCTCCGGCAAGCATCCGAGCATCCTTCCGGCGGCACTATTGGCAAATCTGATACTTCCCCCCTTGTCTACAATCAGAATGCCGTGGGGCGTCTTGAGCAGGATGGCCCGGCAGTTTTGCAACTCCCGTGTCTTCCGCGCCAGGAGTTCCTTAATTTCGCCGGTCTTCTGGAACATCTTTTTCCTCCCTGAGGCAACCGTCTTCGGATTTATTGAAGTTCCCGCACCGCGAGCCGAGCCTTTTCGACGATTTCAGCAGCAGACTCCGTGCTGAACCTGATCGGAGGGCCGAACCGCACATGCACGTTTCCGCTCCTAGGCCGGGACGCTCCTCTGGGCAGCACCTTTTCGAGCCCCGATATGCTTACCGGAACCACCGGGACCTCCATCTCACGGACGATCACCCCCAGCCCCTGCTGAAACTCCAGCAACGTGCCGTCCGGAGATCGTGTCCCCTCAGGAAAGATCAGGACGTTCATCCCCTTGTCGATGAGCTTTCCCATATGGCGGAGCGAGCCGCGGAACCCCCGAGACTGGGGGAGGGGGAAGATGGTGAAGGCAAGGGTGGCGTACTCGAAGGCGAGACGCTTCCAGAGCTTCTGTGAAAAATTTCTGAAGTTCCGGAAGAAGAATTCTTCCCAGGCGGCGGTGGAGGTGTTGTAACGCCATTTGGGAGGAAGAGCGAACATTATCGTCGGGTGGTCGAGGTAGCTCAGGTGATTGGAGATGAAAATGACCGGCATCTCCTCTTCCCGCAGGTGTTCGGTCCCGGAAGCTTCGAGCCGCACCACGGTGCGGAACAGGGGGTAGTGGAGTACGCGGTCCAGGAACCGCCGTATGAGGAGGGCGCTCCGTCCGGCCCCCCACCGTCTGAAGTGCTCCTCGGTGCCGGTTTTCTCGCGCTTCCGTATCTTTTCCCGCAGGTCCGTGACTCGTGTCTGCGGATCGATAGCAGCGTCTTCGAGATCGAGCCGGAATTCCTGCTCGATGGCGTTAACCAGCTCCAGCCGTCCTATGGAGGTGAGTCCAAGTTCGGTGACAAGAACCGACTCCTCCTTCACCTTGTCCACCGGAGTATCGGTAATCCGGGCGATCAGGGCAATGAGCCGATCCGTTGTCCGAAGCGCTCCTTCCCCCGCTGCGGCATGCTCCTCCAGTTGCTTTTTCACCACGAATTTCCTGATCTTCATGGTGGTGGTCTTGGGGAATTCCGCTTCGGGCCAAACGGTGAAGCCGGTGATGCGGTGAAGGTCGTCCAGCCGGGCGTTCACTTCGGCTACGATCTCTTCCGGACCGGCTCGCTCTCCGTCGAGAATAAGAACCGCATGGACCTCCTCTCCGCCTCCCCGGTCGAGTCCCACTACGCAGGACTCCTTCACCCCCGGGAGTGCGTTCAGAAGGGCTTCGATCTCGTCCGGATATACGTTCACGCCAGCTCCGGTGACGATGAGCTCCTTGCTTCGCCCCTTGATCCTGAGCCTGCCGTCGGAATCGAACTCTCCCAGGTCCCCGGTCCTGAACCAGCCGTCGCTGAAGGTTGCCCGCGTCGCTTCCTCGTTCCGGTAGTACCCGGAGAAAACATTCTCTCCCCGCGCAAGGATCTCTCCGCCCTCGATACGCAGCTCCACTCCCGGCAACGGCCTGCCGACCGACCCGGGAGCCTGTTGACCCATGTCATTGGCGGCAAGAACGGGCGAGCACTCCGTAAGGCCGTATCCTTCAAGGACGGTGAATCCCATTCCGTCCCAGAATCGGAACACCTGCGGGTCCAGGGGTGCTCCTCCCGACACGAAGAGCGTGAAATTGGCGCCGAACTTCTTGTGGATCGGATGGAAAAGAAGCTTCCGGGCCTTTCTGGGAATCTTCTCTCCCACTTTCAGGAGGCGCTCGAAAATGGAACGGAGCCCCTTATGTTCCAGTTCCTGTTCGATGGAGCCCTTCAGAAGCTGAAGCAGGCGCGGCACCGCTATCATTGCGTAGATATCTTCCTCTTCCAGCGCTTCCAGGATTGCGGAGGGTTTGAGAGTGCGGATATAGGCTATGGTTGCCCCACGGTAGAGTGGGGTGAAGAAGCCTCCCATCTGCTCGAACATGTGGGAGAGGGGTAGGAGCGAGAGAAAGGTGAATTCCTCGGAGACGACCGTTATGTGTCGGTTGACCTGGAGAAGGTTGGCGATCAGGTTGCGGTGGGTGAGGATCACACCCTTGGGAGCGCCGGTGGTGCCGGAGGTGTAGAGGAGTTCCGCGATATCGTCGGGGCCGGCTGAGTGAACGGCTGTAAGGGGCTCTGTCTGGGCCAGCAGGTGGCGGAGCTCTTCCAGGAGAACCGTCGGCCGTCCCGCCAGCCGTTCCGGCTTCTCCCGGCTCTGGATCACCAGCCGCGCATCGGTAAGGGATGCTATCGTTTCCGCCCGGTCTCCCCCCGACATGAAATCGACAGGCACCGCCACCGCTCCCCTGGCCACAATACCCCAGAAGGCGACTCCCCACCAGGGGGAGTTGGGGCACCAGAGCAGGACCCTGTCTCCCTCTCCAATCCCCTGCGCGGCCAGCCAGCCGTTCATCCGGAGTGCAAGGGTGTGTATGTCCGAATATGTCAGGACAAAACGCCTTACCCCCGTCCTGAAGACCATGGCTGGGTCATCCCCATGTAGCGGGAAAGTGGCGAACAGGTCGGTGAGGGTGTTCATGACGATCTAAAACTCCTATCGGCCGCAAGACTCCTTCAAATGGATCCGAAGGTCAGGGCTCAGCAGCAGCCGCGCGTTTCGTGCGGAAATATCCCGCCACGGCAGCCTTCACTCTTTCCACATCCTCACGTGTTACATCCAGGTGTGTGACAAGCCGGACCCGCTCCCCTTCACGTATCAGAATCCCCGCTTTCCGCAGGTGGTGGTGCAGGGCTTCAGCATCGTACGGTTTCATCGACAGGAACGCCATGTTCGTGCGTGCGGGTGAAACATCCAGCCCCTCGATCCCCTGGAGCTCCTCGGAAAGAAGACGCGCATTTTCATGGTCCTCCGCGAGCCTTCCGATGTTCCGCTCCAGCGCGTATATGCCAGCCGCCGCCAATATCCCGGCCTGACGCATTCCCCCACCCGCGACCTTGCGCCATCGCCGTGCCCGCGCTACTATTTCCTGCTTTCCGCAGAGGAGTGAGCCTACAGGCGCTCCGAGGCCTTTGGAGAGGCAGAAGCTGACGGTGTCGAAATGACGTGCAATTTCCGCTGCAGGCACTTCCAGGGCGACCGCAGCGTTGAATATGCGGGCTCCATCCAGATGAATGCCGAGCGAACGCCGCCGGGCAAGCTCCGAAGCCTGCTCCAGGTAGGAGAGGGGGAGCGGTTTCCCCTCCTGGGTGTTTTCCAGGCAGAGGAGCCGTGTGCGCGCGTAGTGGCTGTCGTCTGGCTTGATGGAGTTTTCGACCTCCTTGAGATCAAGGGTGCCGTCGGGCTGAAAGGGGAGAGGCTGCGGCTGGATGCCGCCGAAGACCGCGGCGCCTCCTCCCTCCCAGCGATAGACGTGAGCTGTCTGGCCGGCTATATATTCGTCTCCCCTCTCGCAATGGGCCAGGAGGGCAAGTAGATTCCCCAGGGTTCCGCTGCCGACGAAAAGGGCGGCCTCCATTCCTAGAAGCTCCGCAGCGATGGATTCCAGGCGGTTCACTGTGGGATCTTCGCCGTAGACATCGTCGCCGACTTCGGCGTCGGCCATGATGCTGCGCATTTCGCGGGTCGGCCGGGTGACTGTGTCGCTTCGCAGGTCGATGATCTTCATCGGGATCAGGTGCTCCTGAAACGTGTTTCCCACGGCTTTTCCGCCGGGTCCGCCCCGATTCCGTGGTCGCCGTTGCCGGCGGCGTGGGTGAGGATCCTGAATATTGTTTCTGCCTCTTCGGCAGCGCCTATGGCGGCGGCGATCTCTTCCGCTGCTTCTGCACGACCGGAAGAACGGAGGTGAGAGAAAGCCTTCAGTTGCAGTTCGAGCACGGTGCCTGCAGCCTTCTTTCCCGCCTCTACCCCAGGCTGGTGATAGGCGTTGATGTTGACGAGAGATGCGTAGAGGCCGACGGCCCTCTCGTAGAGCGCGATAAGAACCCCCACTGCCTGCGGATCGAGCTTGTCTATAGTGATGGTCACCGATTCGCGTCCCTTCTCGTAGAGCGCCCTGCGTGTTCCGAGAAAGAAGCCGAGGAGATAGTCGCCGCTCGTGGTATCGGGCTCCACAGCCATCGAGGACCTCTGACGGTCCTTCACCACTTCGATGAAGGTGACGAAGAAGTTGTGAACCCCTTCACGGAGCTGCTGGACATAGGCGTGCTGGTCGGTGGAGCCCTTGTTGCCGTAGACGGAAATACCCTGGTTGACTGTGGCGCCGCTCCGATCCTTTTCCTTGCCGAGGGATTCCATGATCAACTGCTGGAGGTAGCGGGAAAAGAGGAGCAGCCGGTCCTTGTACGGGAGAATGACCATGTCGCGCTTTCCGGTTCCGCCGGTGCCGTGGTACCACATGAGGGCCAGCAGTGCGGCCGGATTGGCTCGGGTCTCGGTGCGCCGGGTGATCTCGTCGCAAAGCTTCGCTCCCCGGAGCAGCGCCTCGACGTCAATCCCCTGGAGAGCCGCCGGCAGCAGTCCCACGGCAGAGGTCTCCGAGGTCCGTCCTCCGACCCAGTCCCACATGGGGAAGCGTGCAAGCCACCCCTCGCTGACTGCGGTCCGGTCGAGCTCACTCTCCTGCCCGGTCACTGCCACCGCATGTTTCGGAAATGGTATGCCTGCGGCTTCGAAGGCTAGTTTGACTTCGAGCATCCCGTTTCGCGTCTCCTTCGTCCCTCCGCTCTTGGAGATGACGATGACGAGCGTTTCCGCAAGGCTCTCTCCGAGCTCTCCCAGCACACGGTCCATGCCGTCGGGATCGGTGTTGTCTAAGAAATACGGTTTGAGCGGGTCTGCGGGTGTGCCGAGGGCATCGGCTACGAACTGCGGGCCCAGCGCGGAGCCGCCGATGCCGATTATGAGCATCCTGGTGAATTTCCGTCCGGCTGGTGTCCTGAAAGTGCCTGCGTGAATGCCTGCTGCGAAATCGCGAACCGCCCGGAGGGTGAAATCTATCTCGGCTGAAATACGCCCGTCGGGGGCGAGAGAGGGGTTCCGGAGCCAGTAGTGCCCGACCATTCGGCCTTCGTCAGGGTTTGCGATGGCGCCCTTTTCCAGTTCCTTCATCTCCCTGAAGGCCTGCTGCATCCGCGGCTCCATCTCCGCGAGAAAGGAATCGGAAAAGTTCATCCGGCTGATATCAAGGGAGAGGCCGACCTCCCGGTTTACGCACAGATATTTCTTGTAACGCTCCCACAGCTGCAGGCTGTCCATGGTTCCTCCCGTTCGGTGATTTCAGAAAGTGGTACCACGTAATTGTTCCTTAATCAAGTTTCATTGGCGTACGACTCCCTGTTGGGGTGCCGTCGTGATGAGGGAGGCGGTGGAGTTCCTTCCGTTCCTGTCGTTCCTCGCTGCGGACCTGGATGGCTTTCCTTGTCCATCGAGGCACGCGCCTTCTGGTTGAGGGCTACAGTTATTGCCGGCGCCGGGCGCGCGTCCGCTGCCGCTAGTCACTTCCCTCCACTCCAGGAACTCCACCGCCTCCCTCTTTGTAATGGTTTAGGTGCTCGTCCGTCTAAGTCAACGGTCCAGAGGCTAATGTCGTGGCTTCGGGAGAGAACGGCGGAGCCGCAGCGGCAGATGTACGCGGACTATCCATTCACATGTGATGTCGGTGGTGAGCTTCTCTAGCAGGCAGGTGAAAAACTGAGGTTGTTCAAAAACAGATAGATGGTCGCACCCGCAGAAAGCCCCACGGAGGCGTAGTACCCTCTGGGGCATAAACAGCGCTACGCCGCACACGGCGGCTTTCGAGGAACGGCGGCCAGATGACTGTTTTTCAACAACCTGCTACGCAACGAGGGCACCCGTGCAGCTGGACCCTTCTCCGGCGGTGCAGCAGTAGCAGTGCTGGGCAAGGAAGAGCTCGGTGCCGCTGGTGGCGGCGGCTTGGAGATCGTCGATCTTCAGTATGGTGCCGTCCTTGCCGGTAATCGGCAGCCCCACCGCAAGGTTGAAGTCGCAGTTGTAAAGGAACCCGTTCCAGTCCACGCTTACCAGGGAGCGGCACATTATGTTGCCGGCAGCTTCCCGGTTGAAGCTTCCTGCTAGAAGATTCAGATAGCGCTCGTAAGCTCCCCTTGCCTCCAGATACTCCCGGAACCGTCCGATGGGAGCATTGGTTATGGTATAAAGGTTGTTGAATCTGATGCCGTGCCGTTGGTACAGCTCCCGGCCGTATGCGGACGCCAGCTCCTTCTGTGAACCGGCGATGAAGGCTCCTCCGGGGTTGTAGACGAGGTTCAGCTCAAGGGTTTCACCGTATCCCACGGCATTCAACCGGTGTAGGGCCTCGATGCTCCGTTCGAAGACCCCGCTTCCCCGCTGACGGTCGACATTTTCCTTCTCGTAGCAGGGAAGAGAGGCAACTATAACGAGTTGGTGGTCCCGGTAGAAATCGGGTAGCCACTCCATCCCCGGCTCGCTGAGAATCGTCAGGTTGCTCCGGACCATCCGCCGCCGGGCCAGCCCCTCGGTCCGTTCCACAAGGTACCGGAAAAGGGGGTTAAGCTCCGGGCATCCGCCGGTCATGTCGAGCACGAGCCCAGGCTGCCGGGCGAGGAACCCTATCGCCCTGTCCATTACCCCCTGCTCCATGATGCCGGTTCCCTCAGGGGAACAGCTCAGATGGCAGTGGCTGCACCTCAGGTTGCAGACGTTGCCCAGGTTCAACTGCAGGGTCTGCAGCGTGTCGAATTTAATATAGATCGGATTGACAGACTTCAGTTTTTCCTTGAATGCTGCCACCATCGGTTCTCCTTTAGCGGTTCGGATACGGTCGATACAGGGGCAGAGGAGTCATGAGCGGCATTGCCGCCGATGCCTGCGGTAGAGTGCCGGTATCAGGGCGAATATACCGAGAAGGACAAAAGCCCCTATGACACGCGGCGAGGCGACATCGCCCAGGTGCTCCACCGTGGCCAGGCTGGCCCCTGCATTGGCGTAGACGAAGCCGCCGGGGATGATTCCCATGAAAGTGCCGAGACAGAACGTGCCGAGGGGAATCCTCGTGAGTGCAGCGGCTATGTTGATGAGGAAGAATGGGAAGAGCGGCACGAGGCGGAGAAAGAGGAGGTAGTTGAGTCCCGACCGGTCGAGCTCGCGGTTTACCTCCTCCAGGCGCCCGGAAAAACGCTTCACCATCGCGCTGCGAAAGAGGTAGCGGGCGAAGAGAAAGGCGAGAGCCGCGCCCGTGGTCGCTCCGATAACGGCGTAGGCTGTACCCGTGACTGCGCCGAACAGAGCACCCGCAGCCAATGTCATCAGCGTAGCACCGGGAAGGGAGAGGGCTGTCTGTATGATGTAGCTGCCGACGAAAAGGAGCGGGAACCCCAGGGGGTGAGCTGCGTTAATCGCTTCAAGGGCTTCCCTGTTCGCCTTGAGGTATTCGATGGTTAGCAGCTTCGAAAACCCGGAGAGGATGAGGGTTGCGGCTATGGCGAGCAGGGTGCCGAGGAGCAGAAGTTTTTTCTTCATTTTCGGGATTCTCTCCATTGCCGCGGTTTGGTCTCTAGCGGCCGCAGGCGGTTTTCGGTGCCATTGTACATAAAGGTGTTCATATTGCAATATGCACTGACTGCTTGTAATTCAGGGGAGGCTGGTATAATAAATTTTCGTTAATTTATATTTGCTTCCACCGGGAGGGTCGTATCTGGTAGGTTAGCCCTTCCCGACCCCTGTCCCCAGTTGATTCGAGAGAGGAGACCATGATGGAGAAGAGTGCCAGAATATATGTCGCAGGACACACCGGACTAGTCGGGTCCGCCATCACCCGGCGTCTGCGGAAGGAGGGTTACGACAACCTGATTTTGCGGGACGAGAAGGAACTCGACCTGCGGGACCAGGGCGCAGTAGCCGGTTTCTTCAGGGAGAACAGGCCGGAGTATGTCATGATCGCAGCCGCAAAGGTAGGCGGTATCGTAGCGAACAACAGTTACCCGGCGGATTTCATCTACACCAATCTGATGATACAGTCCAACGTGATTCATCACGCTTATGCAGCCGGAGTGAAGCGGCTGCTCTTCCTCGGCAGTTCCTGTATTTACCCGAAGATGGCGCCCCAGCCCATCAAGGAGGAGTACCTCCTCACTGGGCCGCTGGAGCCGACGAATGATGCGTACGCAATAGCCAAGATTGCAGGGGTGAAGATGTGCCAGTCGTACAACCGGCAGTATGGCACCCAGTACGTCGCGGCGATGCCTACCAATCTCTACGGGCCCAACGACA from Geobacter sp. DSM 9736 includes the following:
- a CDS encoding glucose-6-phosphate isomerase; translation: MDSLQLWERYKKYLCVNREVGLSLDISRMNFSDSFLAEMEPRMQQAFREMKELEKGAIANPDEGRMVGHYWLRNPSLAPDGRISAEIDFTLRAVRDFAAGIHAGTFRTPAGRKFTRMLIIGIGGSALGPQFVADALGTPADPLKPYFLDNTDPDGMDRVLGELGESLAETLVIVISKSGGTKETRNGMLEVKLAFEAAGIPFPKHAVAVTGQESELDRTAVSEGWLARFPMWDWVGGRTSETSAVGLLPAALQGIDVEALLRGAKLCDEITRRTETRANPAALLALMWYHGTGGTGKRDMVILPYKDRLLLFSRYLQQLIMESLGKEKDRSGATVNQGISVYGNKGSTDQHAYVQQLREGVHNFFVTFIEVVKDRQRSSMAVEPDTTSGDYLLGFFLGTRRALYEKGRESVTITIDKLDPQAVGVLIALYERAVGLYASLVNINAYHQPGVEAGKKAAGTVLELQLKAFSHLRSSGRAEAAEEIAAAIGAAEEAETIFRILTHAAGNGDHGIGADPAEKPWETRFRST
- the ltaE gene encoding low-specificity L-threonine aldolase, yielding MKIIDLRSDTVTRPTREMRSIMADAEVGDDVYGEDPTVNRLESIAAELLGMEAALFVGSGTLGNLLALLAHCERGDEYIAGQTAHVYRWEGGGAAVFGGIQPQPLPFQPDGTLDLKEVENSIKPDDSHYARTRLLCLENTQEGKPLPLSYLEQASELARRRSLGIHLDGARIFNAAVALEVPAAEIARHFDTVSFCLSKGLGAPVGSLLCGKQEIVARARRWRKVAGGGMRQAGILAAAGIYALERNIGRLAEDHENARLLSEELQGIEGLDVSPARTNMAFLSMKPYDAEALHHHLRKAGILIREGERVRLVTHLDVTREDVERVKAAVAGYFRTKRAAAAEP
- the arsS gene encoding arsenosugar biosynthesis radical SAM (seleno)protein ArsS (Some members of this family are selenoproteins.), which encodes MVAAFKEKLKSVNPIYIKFDTLQTLQLNLGNVCNLRCSHCHLSCSPEGTGIMEQGVMDRAIGFLARQPGLVLDMTGGCPELNPLFRYLVERTEGLARRRMVRSNLTILSEPGMEWLPDFYRDHQLVIVASLPCYEKENVDRQRGSGVFERSIEALHRLNAVGYGETLELNLVYNPGGAFIAGSQKELASAYGRELYQRHGIRFNNLYTITNAPIGRFREYLEARGAYERYLNLLAGSFNREAAGNIMCRSLVSVDWNGFLYNCDFNLAVGLPITGKDGTILKIDDLQAAATSGTELFLAQHCYCCTAGEGSSCTGALVA
- a CDS encoding AMP-binding protein, with product MNTLTDLFATFPLHGDDPAMVFRTGVRRFVLTYSDIHTLALRMNGWLAAQGIGEGDRVLLWCPNSPWWGVAFWGIVARGAVAVPVDFMSGGDRAETIASLTDARLVIQSREKPERLAGRPTVLLEELRHLLAQTEPLTAVHSAGPDDIAELLYTSGTTGAPKGVILTHRNLIANLLQVNRHITVVSEEFTFLSLLPLSHMFEQMGGFFTPLYRGATIAYIRTLKPSAILEALEEEDIYAMIAVPRLLQLLKGSIEQELEHKGLRSIFERLLKVGEKIPRKARKLLFHPIHKKFGANFTLFVSGGAPLDPQVFRFWDGMGFTVLEGYGLTECSPVLAANDMGQQAPGSVGRPLPGVELRIEGGEILARGENVFSGYYRNEEATRATFSDGWFRTGDLGEFDSDGRLRIKGRSKELIVTGAGVNVYPDEIEALLNALPGVKESCVVGLDRGGGEEVHAVLILDGERAGPEEIVAEVNARLDDLHRITGFTVWPEAEFPKTTTMKIRKFVVKKQLEEHAAAGEGALRTTDRLIALIARITDTPVDKVKEESVLVTELGLTSIGRLELVNAIEQEFRLDLEDAAIDPQTRVTDLREKIRKREKTGTEEHFRRWGAGRSALLIRRFLDRVLHYPLFRTVVRLEASGTEHLREEEMPVIFISNHLSYLDHPTIMFALPPKWRYNTSTAAWEEFFFRNFRNFSQKLWKRLAFEYATLAFTIFPLPQSRGFRGSLRHMGKLIDKGMNVLIFPEGTRSPDGTLLEFQQGLGVIVREMEVPVVPVSISGLEKVLPRGASRPRSGNVHVRFGPPIRFSTESAAEIVEKARLAVRELQ